A window of Loxodonta africana isolate mLoxAfr1 chromosome 3, mLoxAfr1.hap2, whole genome shotgun sequence genomic DNA:
GGTGACCAGCTCATCACAGTCCTGGTCGCAGCCGCCCACGAGTACGAGGATCTCGGCGAGGCCGGTGGAGGGACGCGGGCGCATGCGGGGGCAGGGCCCGCGGTCGTGGCGGTCGTAGCGTGCTGCCTGGAAGTCGCGCGCCTCGCGCAGTAGACGGAGGCAGGGCGGGCAGCGCGCCACCAGCGGCTCGGCCTCGACGTGAGCCAGGAGGTAGAAGCGGCGAACGAAGGGCAGGCGCACAGCCTCGAGCAGCTGCGGCCAGTGTGCGGCGCGACGCGGCGGATCAGCGCGCACCCAGCGCAGCGCCAGCTGGTAGGCCGCCTCTTCCTTGGGCACGCACAGCCCGTCGTCTCGCAGGTAGCGCAGCAGGCGCGCCAGCGGCAGCCGCTCCAACTGTTCTGCGCCCAGCTCGCCCACGTGGCGCAGGATGAAGCGCTGCGCCGCGCTCGCCAACCCCGCACAGCTGAAGGCCTCGGCAAAGTCCTGCAtgtccaggcagttggccaggtcTAGCTGCTGCTGTAGGAAGGCGCCGCACGCCTCTTTCACAGCCGGGAACTGCAGCAGGTCGGCGGCGCGCAGCAGCGGCTCGGCGTTGTCCCCGCTCACCGCCACGCGGCCGGTGTAACTGAAGTCAAGCAGCAGCTGCAGCATGTCGGGCGGCACGCCGTGCAGCCGCACCCGCTCGGCGCGGCTCTCGCGCAGCTGCCCCGCGAACATGGCGCGGAAGTAGGGGCTGGCGGCCGCCAGCACGGCCCGGTGCGCCGGGAAGTCGCGCCCGCCCGCCGCCTCCAGGGTCACGTCCAGGAACTTGCGTTCGGCGCGGAGCTGGCTCAGGCCGCGCAGCAGGCTCAGGGCGTGCGCAGGGTCCGAGAACGGCAGCACGGCCAAGGGTGCCGGCCGCTCCATGGCGCCTTCGCTACTCGGGGACCGCGGCCGGGGCCTGCGGAGAGATGCTGCGCACTCGGAGCCGCCGCGCTAAATATGGCCGGGCGCGGGCGGGGGCGGCAGGGCGGGGCCCCGCTGGTACCGCCCACTTAACCCCCGGCTGCCCGGGCTCGCCTTCCGGCGCGCTCCCGCCCCCGCGCTCCGGCTGAGTCACTGGTCCGCCCGCGCCCGGCTCCTCCTCCGCCCTTCCGGGGCTCCCTGCCGCCTCCGATGACGTCCGGGCTGGGGGGAACGGGTGACAAGTGTCTGCGCGCCGGGGAGCGGGGCCTCCGAGCTTGCGCACCGCCCCCCGGGCTCCGGCCTAACGCTCAGGAGCCGAACGCCGTGCCCGGCCCCGAAGCCATCCTGCGCGCTCCAGACTTCCCGACTGCTGGGAGCCTGGGtacaatggttgttttttttttctcccgagTTTTAATAgttcaaaaggttggtggttagccCTATCACAGGCAGATTTCTCACTATAGGATGATTCTTACGACTCAGGAAAAAACGTGAACGACGAAGACGTGAACAAATATACTGATTTTTAAGTGGTGGTTTTTCTTGGAGCATCTATGAATGACATGGGGCTATATTCCAGAAAACTCCACTGTTGCTGCAGGAGTTTCAAACTATACAGTCATTACTTTTAGTTAGCCAGCAAGGAGTCGGTTTATCCTCCCATTCTTAGACTTTCAGGCTCCAGGGCCACTCTCCAGAGGGAAGAATCCTGTCTTAATGAAACTCCCTGACCCCTGACCTCCCAGGCGGGTTTTCCTATTCCATGAGAGGGGCACTGGGGGTCCAGGGACAGGGCCTTCAGCTCAACGGCATGCAGGGTGCCCAGCATCAACCCCGCTGCCTTAAACAACAGGGGACGTGGATCTTTCAGAAATGTTACAGCCACTTGGGCGTGATGGCGAAGCACGAATCCACCAGGAGTCACTTTAAACGGTAACTTAatgtggaataaaaaaaaatccccttacTTGGAAGCCTTTTTTCCTTCGATTTAAAGTACACCCTGCTAAATTCAGAGAAGACCCTAATTTTACCTTCACCTGAGGTTGCaagaggaaaccgtggtggtgtagtggtcgagtgctgtggctgctaacgaaGGGGTCAGCGGTTCGAGTCtgcccggcgctccttggaaactctatggggcagttctactctgtcttatagggtcgctaagagttctatagggtcactaagagtcggagtcgactcgatggcactggttttttttttttaatgttgcaagATGAAGCTTGGGTTTTTTGCTAGTTACCAGCCCCACCCACACCCTGCAGGCCCTTTATAGACATTCCTGATGAGCAGCCCACGTGTGTCCGGGGGCAGGCCTGCCTGCTGCCAGGAGCTGGCTGTCATTTTTTAGTTCCAGTTAAATCCAGCTCAACTTTTGGAGAagacattttgtttttattcagtcTTTGAACCTAGAGCTCTGGCCTTTCACTCCCACCTGGGAATCTCTCATCTCTCATCTTGCTGTGAGAATGTATCTGAGTTTCAAGGTCAGCCTGGGAAGCGCAGGCCTAAGTAAGAAAACAGGCAGGTACCCGGCAGCAGCCTGTTGCCCATAGATGGACTGTTCACACAGCTATTAACGGCAGCAGCAGCATTCCCGGGACCAGGAGCCCGGCCAATCGCTTACTTGGTCAGGCTTTGTGACAAGAAAGTCTGAGGAGCCAGGAAGTGGGATGATTGTAGCGAAAAACACTATAGTCCCTCTGGATCAGAACTCATCAACTCTGCATAAACTGGATGATTAAAT
This region includes:
- the KLHL21 gene encoding kelch-like protein 21, with translation MERPAPLAVLPFSDPAHALSLLRGLSQLRAERKFLDVTLEAAGGRDFPAHRAVLAAASPYFRAMFAGQLRESRAERVRLHGVPPDMLQLLLDFSYTGRVAVSGDNAEPLLRAADLLQFPAVKEACGAFLQQQLDLANCLDMQDFAEAFSCAGLASAAQRFILRHVGELGAEQLERLPLARLLRYLRDDGLCVPKEEAAYQLALRWVRADPPRRAAHWPQLLEAVRLPFVRRFYLLAHVEAEPLVARCPPCLRLLREARDFQAARYDRHDRGPCPRMRPRPSTGLAEILVLVGGCDQDCDELVTVDCYNPQTGQWRYLAEFPDHLGGGYSIVALGNDIYVTGGSDGSRLYDCVWRYNSSVNEWTEVAPMLKAREYHSSSVLDGLLYVVAADSTERYDHTADSWEALRPMTYPMDNCSTTACRGRLYAIGSLAGKETMVIQCYHPDTDLWSLVDCGQLPPWSFAPKTVTLNGLMYFVRDDSAEVDVYNPVKNEWDKIPSMNQVHVGGSLAVLGGKLYVSGGYDNTFELSDVVEAYDPETRAWSVVGRLPEPTFWHGSVSIFRQFMPQMPSGGRGFELDGGSHEVNSGRLQQPQNLVELH